The proteins below come from a single Juglans regia cultivar Chandler chromosome 12, Walnut 2.0, whole genome shotgun sequence genomic window:
- the LOC108982319 gene encoding uncharacterized protein LOC108982319 isoform X2 — MVFCSWTVRQSSGNWVLWRSKTNRRSLSWDLLSRVNPGPYPWCLFGDFNEIMVSSEKVGGRERPEFQMRRFREAVEHNNLIDVGCRGNPFIWSNRHLDLTFTKERLDRVFVNHLWQLQGARVVVDTLVAKCSDHTPLVVSLLPRDRGCRLHKRCFMFEASWTKENNCGRVIEDGWRNCLVRGSTVDRLQASLRKCSTDLSRWSRSNCSEEEKLLEEKATCLKRLQDHEGTDMLQREVGLLLDKQDLKWKQRAKANWYKVGDRNIRFFHMCASQRWRRNRIVEVRDSTDILRTGQDR; from the exons ATGGTTTTCTGTTCCTGGACAGTTAGACAAAGTTCTGGTAACTGGGTTTTATGGAGATCCAAGACCAATAGAAGAAGTCTTTCTTGGGATTTGTTGAGTCGAGTGAACCCTGGCCCCTATCCATGGTGTTTatttggggattttaatgagattatgGTGTCCTCTGAGAAGGTTGGGGGTAGAGAAAGACCTGAGTTTCAAATGAGAAGGTTTAGGGAAGCAGTGGAGCATAATAACTTAATTGATGTGGGCTGTAGAGGCAATCCTTTTATATGGAGTAATAGACATTTAGATTTGACTTTTACTAAAGAGAGGCTTGATAGGGTATTTGTTAACCATCTTTGGCAATTACAAGGAGCTAGAGTGGTGGTGGATACTTTGGTGGCTAAATGTTCTGACCATACTCCATTGGTAGTTTCTCTGTTGCCAAGAGACAGAGGTTGTAGATTGCATAAGAGGTGTTTTATGTTTGAGGCTAGTTGGACAAAGGAGAATAATTGTGGTCGAGTTATTGAAGATGGATGGAGGAACTGTTTGGTGAGAGGATCTACTGTAGATAGACTCCAAGCATCCTTAAGGAAGTGCAGTACTGACCTGAGTAGATGGAGTAGATCAAACTGTTCAGAGGAAGAGAAGTTACTTGAAGAAAAAGCTACCTGTTTGAAAAGACTGCAAGACCATGAAGGGACTGATATGTTGCAAAGGGAAGTTGGTTTGTTACTTGACAAGCAAGAtttgaaatggaaacaaagggccAAAGCAAACTGGTATAAAGTTGGGGACAGAAATATAAGGTTCTTCCACATGTGTGCTTCACAGAGATGGAGAAGAAACCGAATTGTGGAGGTAAGGGATTCAACTGATATCTTAAGGACAGGACAGGACAG GTAA
- the LOC108982319 gene encoding uncharacterized protein LOC108982319 isoform X1, with protein sequence MVFCSWTVRQSSGNWVLWRSKTNRRSLSWDLLSRVNPGPYPWCLFGDFNEIMVSSEKVGGRERPEFQMRRFREAVEHNNLIDVGCRGNPFIWSNRHLDLTFTKERLDRVFVNHLWQLQGARVVVDTLVAKCSDHTPLVVSLLPRDRGCRLHKRCFMFEASWTKENNCGRVIEDGWRNCLVRGSTVDRLQASLRKCSTDLSRWSRSNCSEEEKLLEEKATCLKRLQDHEGTDMLQREVGLLLDKQDLKWKQRAKANWYKVGDRNIRFFHMCASQRWRRNRIVEVRDSTDILRTGQDRIIIIITWS encoded by the exons ATGGTTTTCTGTTCCTGGACAGTTAGACAAAGTTCTGGTAACTGGGTTTTATGGAGATCCAAGACCAATAGAAGAAGTCTTTCTTGGGATTTGTTGAGTCGAGTGAACCCTGGCCCCTATCCATGGTGTTTatttggggattttaatgagattatgGTGTCCTCTGAGAAGGTTGGGGGTAGAGAAAGACCTGAGTTTCAAATGAGAAGGTTTAGGGAAGCAGTGGAGCATAATAACTTAATTGATGTGGGCTGTAGAGGCAATCCTTTTATATGGAGTAATAGACATTTAGATTTGACTTTTACTAAAGAGAGGCTTGATAGGGTATTTGTTAACCATCTTTGGCAATTACAAGGAGCTAGAGTGGTGGTGGATACTTTGGTGGCTAAATGTTCTGACCATACTCCATTGGTAGTTTCTCTGTTGCCAAGAGACAGAGGTTGTAGATTGCATAAGAGGTGTTTTATGTTTGAGGCTAGTTGGACAAAGGAGAATAATTGTGGTCGAGTTATTGAAGATGGATGGAGGAACTGTTTGGTGAGAGGATCTACTGTAGATAGACTCCAAGCATCCTTAAGGAAGTGCAGTACTGACCTGAGTAGATGGAGTAGATCAAACTGTTCAGAGGAAGAGAAGTTACTTGAAGAAAAAGCTACCTGTTTGAAAAGACTGCAAGACCATGAAGGGACTGATATGTTGCAAAGGGAAGTTGGTTTGTTACTTGACAAGCAAGAtttgaaatggaaacaaagggccAAAGCAAACTGGTATAAAGTTGGGGACAGAAATATAAGGTTCTTCCACATGTGTGCTTCACAGAGATGGAGAAGAAACCGAATTGTGGAGGTAAGGGATTCAACTGATATCTTAAGGACAGGACAGGACAG GATTATCATCATTATTACATGGAGCTGA